gagttttaatatcatccactcattttaaaatctaagtgtgtagatttagtcttaattttgaattatgatgTTATAAGCATTATAAGAGGACCCAATAAAGCATCTGGtatgtataattatatttatattttgtggtatataccttaatttacgtTATATgccgaatttcggtatgcagcggtatatgaaaattcataccgttaccttaccgAAATATTTCGTTACGTTATCATACCGTACTGAAAATCACGATATACCGAATATTTggtattttcgatatttttttatatgataaGGCGGGTATCTcgatattttggtattttttccCCAACCCTAGTCGTGAGACCCATTTCTATGctaagaaaataatgttattaGGGTAATATCCGAATATGATTCTTGAGAATATactttacattaaaaaattatttgattttgtaaaaaaaaattgagaaaatgagttagtggagtaTAAGCTCTAGTTTTATATAGTattgtatttgttttatactaataaaatgtgattgtaATGAATTAGTTGAATGGTGGGTCCACttacctaaaataaaaaaagaataaatgagactttAAATCATATGTAACCCAAAATGACAGATAGAATCGCTGACAGATAGAATAGTCCGCACTATAATAATTGAGTGTTAATAATACACTAGTAAGTACTCCCCCTGTCGTgattaagatgacacatttcttaattGGTAGTATGAgattatattactccctctatcccggctaagatgacacattccttagccggcacggggttttaggagtaattggttaatgtgtttaattggagagagaaaaggtgggtggaagtattaaaatagagagagaaagaaaggtgaatattttaataggggtgGAAAAAAGTGGTTGTGTGtgttaattggagagagaaagtttccaaaaaaggaaatgtgtcatcttggttgagacaaactaaaaaggaaaacgtgtcatcttcagcgggacggagggagtagttgttggttaatgtgattaatgaggagagaaaaagtaggtgtaagtattatttcgaaagagaaagagagttgaatatttaatttgagagagaatagTGGTTAGATGTATTAATTggatagaaaaaattatactaaaaatataaatgaatcaTTTTGATTAGACAACctataaagtagagagaaaaagtaagagaaagaatagcaaaaaaggaaatgagtcacttatcttgggacgtcccaaaagGGAATATGAGTCATTTATcatgggacagagagagtataactTTTCTATTCAAAAACCTTAAATTTCAGATCGTATTTTTCTGGAAATATCATCATATAAAATGACCTCCAAcaaataattactattatcatttaaaaataattgagattAATATCGTTGGAACTATaccactaatttaatttaatttaatataatatttattatttagttaaataatttgagtgaagattaattatatgcaatgaccaaaaaaataattaaaataattatgaatcacaGCACACAATCATTTGACGGGTTACACTccagttaaaataaaaaagctaACATTTCCCCTTTAAATCATATACTCTCTCAATTTAGTTTACATAAAAAAGTGGGggaataaaaaagtaaagcTCAAATGGAATAAAGTCGGATTGCGAAAAGAAGAAAGTTTTTGGAatacaaaaagtaaaatgaatgATTTTTCGTCTAGTAAACATAACAACAATGGGGCTAAACATTTTGTGAAAGATTTATCGTCTAGTGTaatgatcaaatgaaaaagaaaaatgacacaaataaaatttcatgttgACAAAGAAGGCCATGAATATGATCCTCAACTTATAGCCCCCTACAGCGAAATGTACACAAGTGGCTCCCGAATTGTGAGATCATGTCGACGAGCGCTCCATAACCAGATACCGCTGCTACCtgggaaagaaaaagtgagcAGGAGATTATTATGCTGTTTATCATCATACATAGATTCAATTACAAAGGATATATAAGAACAGAACCTACCCCCGAAGGGTGCAAAGAAACAGAAAATGCAGATGTTGGAGCACACTCGATCTGTGAAATAACATCCCCATTCATGTTTAATCGTGTGAGCAGTGGTTCTGACCCAACAGCTACAATCTGACAAACGACATTGTCGTGTAAGGCAGATGAATCTAAAGCAGAAGCTAAAGATGAAATGAAACAACTTCCTAGAAATAGGACTGTTCAACACTGGCGGTGCAATAGAGAAACTATAACCATTTTCACAAAGTAAAATTCCATGACTACAAGGCATCACAATGCACAGACAACAAGCCACACATTATATAGCAACTACAGATCATGCAGTGTCCATCCAATACCAGAATGGTGTATAAGGTAGGAATAATTTTATTCCTAAAGATTGTCAGTTTGAGCAGTTATAATTTGAGAGACATTTGGATTTCTGCCTGCAGATAACACAAGAACAGGTGGGTAATTCCTAACTCTAAGTTtctatttaaatgaaatacaaCCACAAATAACAATCATCTATATATCTAGAAATATCATGAGAATAACAATCACACTAGGAGTAGATAGCTGAgcctaaaatataattttgagcTCTGGATCATGAACTATGAGCTTTCATTGACAAGGGAGAATGGGTAAAATAGTACGGAAATTTACAAGACCTCACTTGATTTTCGTCAAACAGAACATCTTGGACAGAAGCCTGAGTTCTAGCAACTGAGACACATTCACGGGCAGGAAGATTCCAAACTGATAAAGACTGGCCCTTTCCACAAACCTGCAAACATACAGCTATAAATGACATATACTATAATGGTAGGAGAAAAAGGAGAGAGGGGGAGGTGGTATTCATAGTCGGCATTGTTGCATTCACCAGCATGATTTCAGaaataatttcaaagtttTCAAACTACAAGCTAAAGGAAAAGAATCTCTCCTTGGTAATACACAGGATTGCAAATAATGTAAATGAATCTCTACATAAATCTTTTCCAATAATTTCATTCACTGATTTCAGAAGTAGATGTTCATATTCTTGATTCAGGGTTCAGGAAGTGCTTTCAAATTATTAGGCCACAACTAGATAAAAAGTGGCTAAACATAGATGTTTTTCgcattataaacaaaattatgttcCCTGGAGATCTTATAGATGTGTGTACATACTCAATTGCATGATTAATAATGTGCTGACATGTCAAATACAGCAgtgaaagaaaagaagatatAAGTACACAATGTGCTCAGCCGCTCTTACCAACCAACTCTCACTAGAATCAAGAGCAATACAGCTAACACATGGAAAGGAACCGCCTGAGCCTACTTTTTCTGGATTAATTACTTGAATACACTTCCCACTCTTGCAATCTATGACACAAGACATTACCCAGTAATGTCAAAtcatttgataaataaattgagtaAAACAGgaccaaacaaaaaattataacccATAAGAAAGCAGAGATGCTCAGTTAGCTATAGTAATTAGTAAATAGTAATACAGTTGTAACATACCCCATATCCGTGCTGTGCCATCTTCTGAACCAGTAATAATCTGAAATGCAAAAGGGTAAAATAATACTCAGAACTCAATTAcagaattttaaagaaaacttTTGGATTAAATGGAGATTCCCTTCCTCCTTCAagagaattttattttggatttcaACCTTAAAGCTTCTTAGTTCAATCTGTGAGCTGCAGCCACTACAATATATACTTTTCCACCAGCTACATTTGCTTGAAAAATTACTATCATCTAGAGCTCCAATTAAACTCTttgttttctctcttattcttaatcattctattagtttccATCTGTAAGGAAAAATTATAGAATGAAAAGTTGATAGCAAatcagaaagaaaaaagaaaaggggaGAGAGCAAGTAAGAAGGGACAGGAGAGCTGAAACCAATCTATCAAAGGTTATAAAGGGGCAGCAAACAAAGAAGAGAACTCGTTACCTGACTACTCGAATTGCATGAAACGATACAATGTAGATAGTTTGAATGGCCTTTAAAAACCATCTTGACCTGGGATTTCTCCTGATTGGCACATCAGTAGTTAATAAAGTAGCCtttcaagtttaatttttatacaaataGCATCAAGAAATTCTGTACCATATCCCAACAATATGCACAAGAATCGCCAGCAGCAGCATATATAGATCCACTCTACAACCAATGAGAAATGTCATCAAATTAACATTGTATTAGTACTATCTAGGACAGTAGTATCTGGGTAGTAAGAAGGCTGAAATAGTCTCAGTTCTCATTTGTATAAACCAATACCGGataacatttaaataaatagtataagGCAAGCATAATGTTACAGCAAATAAGTTTTCCAATATCTGAATTAACTGCTGATGCAGTTAGTGGAAGTTAGAAGTATCTAATTGTTCAATTAATCTGAAATAATGTGTATGGGATGGGAAACACCAGTCACCAATAACAAAGTAATTGaacaaattattataattatgacTGACATTTATTTCTGTTATCTTCACCTAAAGGGCTAGAaccacaaataaataaaacaaacctAATCATGTCAATGCAGCATACTTAATAAGGCATGCAGGTGCAGCATTCGATCTAAAAGCAGGAAGAGTAATTCACACCTGAGAGTCTACTGCAATAGCATTGTTTTCTGGTATTGGAGAAAGGGCACCCCAAGGACCTCTGCAAGCGAACAAAGTAACACAAGGAagttattgataaaaaaacataatttattgataGTTGAAAAGACAAAGAGTTAAGGATCACaaaagcaaaataaagaaaactaACAGTTTCAATACTCTAGAAGCTGCACTACTTCTCAATACAAACATAATAAGCAAAAGCAGATGGACACAGCagtaaaaaaaagtgacaATCACAAATTCAACAGTGGTTGATGGGTTAACTTTCTTTGGAGCAGGTCAGGGTTATACAAGCTGATTTTGATTAGCAGGTTGGTTTGGCTGCACTATTAAGGTCTGCTTGTCTTCAAGCAGAGCGAGGGAGAAGAATAAGATaaggaaaggaaaggaaaataaaagaaagctTCCCAGAGACATCTTAGAACCTAATTTGTAAATAAGATAACTAACTTATGTTGAGGATTCACCAAGTCAAGTACTGGCTTCATCTTGTCTCCTGCGAAATAGTAAATGAATAATCAGTTTGAAACAAAAGATACTCAAGGTGTTTCACAAAGAGGCAAAAGGGCATGGTGCTATAATGATTCTGTGGCAAGGGATCAATACATGATGCATATTTAGatctaaaagaaaaattaccaTGCTCGGATTCCTTGCTTTCtaatatttcattccatttccaCCCTCGAATCCGGCCATCATCACCACAACTATATAACAGcacaaatgcaaaataaaattatcttgaTAGGTCACATTATATATAGCCAAACATAACTTGAAAACAGAAGCTAGTGTGCACCCTATTCTACAAAGACTACTTCACTCCCAGCAAGTTAAAATGCAAGGAAAAGTGTTGTAGTAATAAATACCTGAGCAATAAAGAatcatcataaaatttaacatcATAAGCTGGCCCATCGTGGCCTCGAATCAGAAACTCTGGCTCTGCAGCTAACCAACTTCACACAAAACAAGAGTCAATTTCCTTAAATGAATCCATAGCGCATAAACAATAAAGAAAGAGCATGATCACCAGCGCATAAAGAGAAATCAGACTCACTTTCGATTCCTGGAGCTTCCGCAGCCCATCTCCTGTATGGCCAAAAATTGACAGAATGAAACTTAATTGTGTAGTTAAGAAACACGAGACATGAAGAAAGAAGTAAGTGAATTACGAGACAGGCGGAAATGGAGTAAGCGGCGACGGAGCCGTCGCTGGAAGCGGTGACGACATGGTCGGAATTGGGATTGGGATTAGGGTTTGGAGCATAGGCGGTCCGGAAAACGGTCCGAGAAAGGGTTTCTCTCTCTTGCAAAATGACGTCTCTATAGGAACCTTCCTCCCAATTTCGGCAATCCATTTGTTGAGCTACGCCCATTTCTTCAATCTTCCTAAATTCTATGCTTCACGCAGTATTACAGTTAGACTTACgagtaataattttgaatcaaATTTATTCAGTTGCAGAGCAAATgtattcatattaaaatacagttaagtaataattttgaaccaaatttaaaattattatcagCTGTAGACGAAGTGCTTTTGATATTGTCAAAAccttatatatacaaattacttgcatataaaattaaaaaaaattctccatCTTTAATCTTCttgctttaaattttttatattatcaaaaatattaaaaattataattaattaatatgttaaaaaagtttaaattattgccaaaaaaagttaagaaaagtttctagattttttatatatttaatttcttaattatatatactaccATTGATTACATTtgtcaaaaaattattagtggGACACGCCAACTTATAATGTCAAATTGGTATATCTAGACTCTATAATTTGGAATGTTATTCGATGAGTGACAACTAATACGTGCTCGTACAATGATGAATACTAACGTCCAATCTAAGTTTGAATTGTCTTATTTAGCTAATTGCATTTGGTATAGTAaacccaaaattaatttaaattccaGGATAGATGAAATAATTGCCTAAAAagttttacaatttaaattcCATTTAATTTGCGGAGAATCATTCTCTGCTCCATATACAATTTAGTAGAAAATCTCATGCCTGAGTTTGAGTTGTAAAGACTAGTATCATATTTCTACGTGCAAATTTAGACTGCTGcccttatttaaatataaaatctcgaatatatatttaacagTTTAACAAAATTggaggggagtgttatattgttaacttataacttaattgcgggagtgatcaattgctaactaattaacaatctcaaactaagactaaatcttagccattagattagaagattggttgaaataatgtcatatgcattatatttttaattttaaaaaaaagtaataaataaattagagggtattaatgtcaattccctctcgttaaaatcatcttaaaactttaaatttacgtaactctctcgatttaaattattttttcacaaaaaatatatcaaaataaagataattttataaggtttccaacgagatctcaattgcatatgttccgacgacgttcggatgatgaaatttgatatttttttattttagttttaagtaaatgttgataaccagatt
The nucleotide sequence above comes from Salvia hispanica cultivar TCC Black 2014 chromosome 5, UniMelb_Shisp_WGS_1.0, whole genome shotgun sequence. Encoded proteins:
- the LOC125191240 gene encoding THO complex subunit 6-like isoform X1, whose translation is MGVAQQMDCRNWEEGSYRDVILQERETLSRTVFRTAYAPNPNPNPNSDHVVTASSDGSVAAYSISACLEMGCGSSRNRNWLAAEPEFLIRGHDGPAYDVKFYDDSLLLSCGDDGRIRGWKWNEILESKESEHGDKMKPVLDLVNPQHKGPWGALSPIPENNAIAVDSQSGSIYAAAGDSCAYCWDMEKSQVKMVFKGHSNYLHCIVSCNSSSQIITGSEDGTARIWDCKSGKCIQVINPEKVGSGGSFPCVSCIALDSSESWLVCGKGQSLSVWNLPARECVSVARTQASVQDVLFDENQIVAVGSEPLLTRLNMNGDVISQIECAPTSAFSVSLHPSGVAAVSGYGALVDMISQFGSHLCTFRCRGL
- the LOC125191240 gene encoding THO complex subunit 6-like isoform X2, with product MGVAQQMDCRNWEEGSYRDVILQERETLSRTVFRTAYAPNPNPNPNSDHVVTASSDGSVAAYSISACLEMGCGSSRNRNWLAAEPEFLIRGHDGPAYDVKFYDDSLLLSCGDDGRIRGWKWNEILESKESEHGDKMKPVLDLVNPQHKGPWGALSPIPENNAIAVDSQSGSIYAAAGDSCAYCWDMEKSQVKMVFKGHSNYLHCIVSCNSSSQIITGSEDGTARIWDCKSGKCIQVINPEKVGSGGSFPCVSCIALDSSESWLVCGKGQSLSVWNLPARECVSVARTQASVQDVLFDENQVRSYCSCWVRTTAHTIKHEWGCYFTDRVCSNICIFCFFAPFGGSSGIWLWSARRHDLTIREPLVYISL